A window of the Armatimonadota bacterium genome harbors these coding sequences:
- a CDS encoding GDP-mannose 4,6-dehydratase encodes LDDLSTGSLQNILHLMKRPGFQFILGSILDSDTVNRAVGACDVVYHLGAAVGVRLVFEQPVRTIETNVKGTQNVLDACLRHGRKVLIASTSEVYGKDVHNGIGRFVEEDDITIGPSMRWCYATSKALDEFLARAYWMEKGLPVVIARFFNTVGPRQSPAYGMVMPRFVEQALQGKPITVYGDGSQVRSFTWVGDTVDATVRLMETPRAEGEVFNVGSDEAVTIKELAERVRKLAESDSEIVFIPYEQAYGPGFEDIRYRVPDVTRLRQTIGYRPTLTLDEIIGRVIEYTRQRFGS; translated from the coding sequence CTCGATGACCTTTCCACCGGAAGCCTGCAAAACATCCTCCACCTGATGAAGAGGCCAGGGTTCCAGTTCATCCTGGGATCCATACTGGACTCGGACACGGTGAACCGGGCCGTGGGCGCCTGCGATGTCGTCTACCATCTGGGAGCTGCCGTGGGAGTTCGGCTGGTATTTGAGCAGCCTGTGCGGACCATTGAGACCAACGTGAAGGGGACCCAGAACGTCCTGGACGCCTGCTTGCGCCACGGAAGAAAGGTCCTCATAGCCTCCACCTCTGAAGTCTACGGCAAAGACGTACACAACGGGATCGGACGCTTCGTAGAGGAGGATGACATCACTATCGGTCCATCCATGCGTTGGTGCTACGCCACCAGCAAGGCCCTCGACGAGTTCCTGGCCCGCGCCTACTGGATGGAGAAGGGGTTGCCCGTGGTGATCGCGCGGTTCTTTAACACGGTGGGTCCCCGGCAGTCTCCTGCGTATGGGATGGTCATGCCCCGGTTCGTGGAGCAGGCGTTGCAGGGGAAACCCATCACCGTGTACGGCGACGGTTCGCAGGTGCGGAGCTTCACCTGGGTCGGCGACACAGTGGACGCGACAGTCCGGCTCATGGAGACACCAAGGGCGGAAGGGGAGGTTTTTAACGTCGGATCCGATGAGGCAGTGACCATCAAAGAGCTGGCCGAGCGCGTGAGGAAGTTGGCGGAGTCGGATTCTGAGATCGTGTTCATCCCGTACGAGCAAGCCTACGGACCGGGGTTCGAGGACATTCGCTACCGCGTCCCCGACGTCACGAGACTCCGGCAGACAATCGGGTACAGACCCACCCTCACGCTGGACGAGATCATTGGACGGGTGATTGAGTACACGAGGCAGAGGTTCGGGAGCTGA